The following coding sequences lie in one Zingiber officinale cultivar Zhangliang chromosome 2B, Zo_v1.1, whole genome shotgun sequence genomic window:
- the LOC122048418 gene encoding uncharacterized protein LOC122048418 — protein sequence MTRSSFATLLELDPEIERTFWALRRQARSAATCESRISEMDNQITEGDRTMKELAAPDVAYKYSCITYPDLAGDFELRSGLIHLLPKFQGLSGEDPNRHLHEFHVVCSTMKPQGISEEDIKLRAFPFSLTGAAKDWLYCLPAGYITNWIDMKKAFLEKFFPASRTATIRKSICGIQQVVGETLYDYWERFKKLCSSCPQHQISDQLLVQYFYEGLLPMDRSMIDAAAGGALVNKTPNQARELISNMAENSQQFGSRALGTRVVNETHLVSNEQQEIRNNLQELTSLVKQMALQNSSHVSNFPLSMMKLCGICSSQDHSSDHCPNLYQDESVAAISRPQFQQHKYDSNSSTYNPGWRDHPNLRYGNTFYQQPTQNQIGQSSFQHQQNQHYFQNHPTVHSQQNQYFQQPQFQQNFNQNQQFQPFQNFQHSNVAFQPQFQNAQNQQNHFQQIQQPVQNFQQPSSANQHQFQLALPSSTSPRSMQPQHNFSNSKIEDLMQQMMQQQQHQQRTDTTLQNIERLFEVVKQFQTQIRIFQQEHSRIFPGHLQLRVHKISRIFQQIQSSQILHSMGLLELISNISINRKLQILIKLMEQISAWNLLQQQLQIQLKIQHIIWEILDRNLNQQGVEHSIPLPFPQRSVQPRKEMEEEKAKEYQELVKLFSKVEVNIPLLTMIKQIPKYAKFLKDLCVHKKKLKGNELISMGKNVSALLQPVPQKCEDPGVFTVPCVIGDCIFEDAMLDLGASINVMPKSVFQSLRIGPLQPTGVVIQLANRSQSHPAGVIEDVLVKVRELIFPADFYILDMEGDVLANRAPLILGRPFLKTARTKIDVHAGTLSMEIGDTVVRFSIFEAMKHPREDHSILSVDISEELDGMEFLSDIDSDLEISDFGTVNEFVALLEDVLDVESDVNSSECVGDCLGEALPLGSLREEEVCVGDCSAALPLGSPIMEQTQEELKPLPQHLKYAYLGENQQLPVIIAQNLEPDQEERLLEILRQHRKTIGWTLADIPGISPSICMHRIYLEEDVKPVRQPQRRLNPLILDVVKKEVTRLLQAGIIYPISDSKWVSPIHVVPKKSGVTVVANEENELVPTRVKNSWRVCVDYRKLNQASRKDHYSLPFIDQMLERLAGKSHYCFLDGYTGYFQICIDPEDQEKTTFTCPFGTFAYRRMPFGLCNAPGTFQRCMVSIFGDLLEHCMEVFMDDFSVYGSSFDACLENLS from the exons ATGACTAGGTCTTCCTTTGCAACATTACTTGAACTTGACCCGGAGATTGAGAGAACCTTTTGGGCTTTAAGGAGACAAGCTAGGTCAGCAGCAACTTGTGAGAGCAGAATTTCAGAGATGGATAATCAGATAACAGAAGGGGATCGAACTATGAAAGAGCTTGCAGCACCAGATGTGGCTTATAAGTACTCATGCATCACTTATCCAGATTTGGCAGGAGATTTTGAACTCAGATCAGGACTTATTCATTTGCTTCCCAAATTTCAAGGGTTATCAGGAGAGGATCCCAACCGCCATCTACATGAGTTCCATGTGGTTTGTTCTACCATGAAACCACAGGGGATTTCAGAAGAAGACATTAAGTTGAGGGCCTTTCCATTCTCTTTGACAGGAGCAGCAAAGGACTGGTTATATTGCCTTCCAGCTGGATACATTACTAattggattgatatgaagaaaGCATTTTTGGAGAAATTTTTCCCAGCTTCTAGGACTGCAACTATCAGGAAGAGCATTTGTGGTATTCAGCAAGTAGTGGGAGAGACTCTTTATGATTATTGGGAGAGATTCAAAAAGCTGTGTTCGAGTTGTCCACAACATCAGATTAGTGATCAGCTTCTTGTTCAATATTTTTATGAGGGTCTACTTCCTATGGATAGGAGCATGATAGATGCAGCAGCTGGAGGAGCCTTGGTGAATAAGACTCCAAATCAAGCAAGAGAGTTAATTTCAAATATGGCAGAAAATTCACAGCAATTTGGGAGTAGAGCTCTTGGGACTAGAGTGGTTAATGAAACTCATTTGGTTTCGAATGAGCAACAAGAAATCAGAAATAATTTGCAAGAATTGACCTCTCTAGTGAAGCAAATGGCGTTGCAAAATTCGAGTCATGTTTCAAATTTTCCTTTATCAATGATGAAGTTGTGTGGAATTTGTTCAAGCCAAGATCATTCTTCGGATCATTGTCCTAATTTATATCAAGATGAATCTGTTGCAGCCATTTCAAGACCTCAATTTCAGCAACACAAGTATGATTCCAACTCTTCAACTTATAATCCGGGATGGAGGGATCATCCTAATTTGAGGTATGGGAACACATTTTATCAGCAGCCAACACAAAATCAGATTGGTCAGTCATCATTTCAGCATCAGCAGAATCAACATTATTTCCAGAACCATCCAACAGTTCATTCTCAGCAAAATCAGTACTTCCAGCAGCCACAATTTCAGCAAAACTTCAACCAAAATCAGCAATTTCAACCATTCCAGAATTTTCAGCATTCGAATGTTGCATTTCAGCCACAATTTCAGAATGCACAGAATCAGCAAAACCATTTCCAGCAAATTCAGCAACCTGTGCAGAATTTCCAGCAGCCAAGCAGTGCGAATCAGCATCAATTTCAGCTTGCACTTCCATCTTCTACAAGTCCTAGATCAATGCAACCTCAGCACAACTTTAGCAACTCGAAAATTGAAGATTTGATGCAGCAAATGATGCAACAGCAGCAACACCAGCAAAGAACTGATACAACGCTGCAAAACATTGAAAGA CTCTTCGAAGTGGTAAAACAATTTCAGACCCAAATCCGAATTTTCCAACAGGAGCACAGCAGAATATTTCCAGGCCATTTGCAGCTTCGAGTTCACAAAATTTCCAGAATTTTCCAGCAAATTCAGAGCAGCCAGATTCTGCACAGCATGGGATTACTGGAGCTGATCAGCAACATTTCAATCAATCGGAAGCTTCAGATTCTGATCAAATTGATGGAGCAGATTTCGGCTTGGAATTTACTCCAACAGCAACTTCAAATTCAGCTCAAAATTCAGCACATAATCTGGGAAATTCTGGACAGAAATCTAAACCAGCAAGGAGTTGAGCATTCTATTCCATTACCTTTCCCTCAAAGAAGTGTACAACCAAGGAAAGAGATGGAGGAAGAAAAGGCGAAAGAATATCAAGAATTGGTGAAATTGTTCAGCAAGGTTGAAGTGAACATTCCTTTGCTTACCATGATTAAGCAAATTCCAAAATATGCCAAATTCCTCAAGGATCTTTGTGTGCACAAAAAGAAATTGAAGGGAAATGAATTGATAAGTATGGGAAAGAATGTCTCAGCATTACTTCAGCCAGTTCCTCAGAAGTGTGAAGATCCAGGAGTTTTTACCGTGCCTTGTGTTATAGGAGATTGTATTTTTGAGGATGCGATGTTAGATCTTGGAGCTTCTATTAATGTGATGCCTAAGTCAGTTTTTCAGTCATTAAGAATTGGACCTTTGCAGCCTACAGGTGTAGTGATTCAGTTGGCCAATAGAAGTCAATCACACCCAGCTGGAGTGATAGAAGATGTATTGGTAAAAGTGAGGGAGTTAATTTTTCCTGCAGATTTTTACATCTTAGACATGGAGGGTGATGTGCTTGCAAACAGGGCTCCGCTTATTCTTGGACGTCCATTCTTGAAGACTGCTAGAACGAAGATTGATGTGCATGCTGGAACTCTTTCTATGGAGATAGGAGACACAGTGGTTAGATTCAGCATTTTTGAGGCTATGAAGCATCCTAGAGAggatcattctatacttagcgtGGATATCTCAGAGGAGCTGGATGGTATGGAGTTCTTGTCAGATATTGATTCAGACttagagatttctgattttggtACAGTGAATGAATTTGTTGCATTATTGGAAGATGTTTTAGATGTGGAATCTGATGTCAATTCAAGTGaatgtgtaggggattgcttggGAGAAGCATTACCCCTAGGATCGCTCAGAGAGGAAGAGGTATGTGTAGGGGATTGCTCAGCAGCATTACCCCTAGGATCACCTATTATGGAGCAGACACAAGAGGAGTTGAAACCATTGCCCCAACATCTGAAATATGCATATTTGGGAGAAAATCAGCAGCTACCTGTCATCATAGCTCAGAATTTGGAACCAGATCAGGAGGAGAGATTATTAGAGATTCTGAGACAGCATAGGAAGACCATTGGATGGACTTTGGCGGACATTCCTGGGATTAGTCCTTCCATTTGTATGCATAGGATCTATTTGGAGGAGGATGTGAAGCCAGTGAGACAGCCACAAAGACGACTGAACCCTTTGATCTTGGATGTGGTAAAGAAGGAGGTGACTAGACTCTTACAGGCAGGCATTATTTATCCGATTTCTGACAGCAAATGGGTAAGTCCCATCCACGTGGTTCCGAAGAAGTCAGGGGTGACAGTGGTAGCTAATGAAGAGAACGAGTTGGTTCCCACGAGAGTGAAGAATTCCTGGAGGGTATGTGTGGATTACAGGAAGCTGAACCAAGCAAGCAGGAAGGATCATTATTCACttccttttattgatcagatgttggagagGCTGGCAGGTAAATCCCATTATTGTTTTCTTGATGGGTACACTGGTTATTTTCAGATTTGCATCGACCCAGAGGACCAGGAGAAGACGACCTTCACTTGCCCTTTCGGTACATTCGCATATCGTAGGATGCCATTTGGATTGTGCAACGCTCCAGGTACTTTTCAGCGATGcatggtgagtatttttggtgatttattagagcattgcatggaagtattcatggatgatttttctgtTTATGGCTCTTCTTTTGATGCATGTTTGGAAAACTTGTCTTGA